CAgtaacagcaacaacaccagTGCCAACAAACTTTTGAAACGTCAGAATTACGGTGGTGCCTACATCTGGCACGAACCGTTCTTTGATTGCCAGGGTCAATACCATGAGGGTGTTCACTCATGCGACGAAGCTTATATTTGTGACCGACAATACTTTGACAATAGATGGCATGATGGCCAATGGAGAAATGGTGTCTGGCATGAGGGCAATTGGGGTTCTGATGGTATCTGGCACGACTCAGTTTATGATGGCAGATTCACTCCTGAAAGAGATGGTCGTTATGGACCTTATGGCCGTCACCATGGTGGGTATGAGAACGGCGGTTGTGGTCGTGAAGAATGTGGCCGTGAAGAGTGTGGCCATGAAGGATCCTGTGGACGTGAACGCGAACGCGAACGTGAGGAGTGTAGTCGTGAAGAGTCATGCGGTCGTGAAGAAAGCTGCGGCAGAGAAGAATCCTGTGGTTGTGGAAATGAAGGCTGTGGTTGTGACGGTCGCTATGATGGCCGTTATGAGGGTCACCACGGACGACACCACGAGGGGTATCACGATGGTCGCTACGATGGTCGTTATGATGGACGCTACGATGGTCGCTATGATGGCCGTTATGATGGTCGTTATGAGGGCCGTTATGAGGGTGCTCCCTACGACGGACGTCACCATGAAGGTCGCTACGAATGTGAAGAGGAACGTGGTTGCGGCTATGAGCACCACCCTTCTAACCAAGGCTGTAATGAATATGGCGGTTATGGCCGATATGGATATCACGAGCTAGTCAAGACTGAGGAAGCAGTTCCAGCTACCGAAGAAATGGAAGCTCAAGCTGTCGAAACCCCTGCTGAAGCCACTGTAGCAGTTGCTGATGCCGTTGTGcctgctgaagaagaagaacaatCAGCTGTAGCTCCAGTAGTTTCACTTGCCAAGCGTCTTTTTGGACTCTGTGGAGGCAGTAGCAACAAGGGATGTGATTCCGGATGCGACAGTGGATGTGATAGCGGTGGTGGAAGCTCTGGATGTAGCCTTTGCGGACTCTGTGGCGGAGGTGGcggtggcagcagctgtggAAGCAGTTGCGGAAGTGGTTGCGGAAGTGGTTGTGGAAGCAGTTGCGGAAGTGGTTGCGGAGGTGGCTGCGGTAGCAGCTGTGGTGGATGTGGCAGTTGCGGTGGTGGCTGCGGTGGTAGTGGCTGTGGCGGCGGCGGTGGCGGCTGCGATGACGACTGCTATGACGATAGCTACGACTGTGGTTCCTCTGGTTGTTTTGGTATCTTCAACAAACGAGATGCTGTTGTACCTACTGAAGTGGCCACTGAACAAGACTTGACAAACAACCTATGTTGCccatgctgctgcaaatGTGGATGCTGTCTTGCCAAGAGAGACGAATCTGCAGTTGctactgaagaagatatcaattctgcttttttctgtcccagcagctgctgcggaggatgctgctgtggaggtagtagcagtgatgatgatgacgaagacgactGTGGTTCAAGTTCCAGTTCTAGTTCCTGTGGATCCAGCTCGGGTTCTAGTTGTTGTGGATCAAGTTCTGGATCTAGCTCCAGTTCAGGCTGTGGAAAATCATCTGGTTCTAGCTGTGGATCAAGTGGATCTTCAGCCCCCAATTGTGCTCCAGAACCCGCTCCAGCACCCGTACCCGCACCAATcccagctccagcaccagcaccagctcctgTCTATCCAGCACCCgcacctgctcctgttcctgtgtcacctgctcctgctcctgctcccgtggcaccagctccagctccagttTGCccggcaccagcaccagcccctgctcctgctcctgctcctgttcctgctcctgttccCGCTCCGCCAGCTCCCGTGTGTCCAGCTCCTGCCCCTGCACCagctcctcctcctccgcctccacctccaccacctcctgtCTGCCCTGCTCcggcaccagctccagcaccccctccaccccctcctcctccacctccacctccacctccacctccacctccacctccagctCCCGTATGtgctccaccaccaccacctcctccaccagcaccagcaccagctcccGTGTGtgctccaccacctccacctccacctcctcctccaccacctccacctcctcctccacctcctcctcctccaccacctccacctcctcctccaccacctccaccaccacctcctccagctgAGCCCTGTGAGCCAGaacctgctcctgctccagaGCCCGAGCCAGTCTGGTCAGAGCCCTGTGCTGAGGAGCCCGAGCCCGTTCCCGTTCCCGCACCCAGCGAGTGCGAAAGCGCCGAGAACAGCGAGGAGGCCAACTAAACCCGTCGCTGAGGCGTCCAGTAAAAACACCAGTTACACATTCCAGTCGTTCATTACAATCCTTATATAAACGGTTCTTTATTGTCGgtataaattaaaataaaaattattcTAATTCCCCCTCCTCCTTCTCGCTGCCCTCGCTGccctcgctgcctccggcggctggggcgctgccccagaccccgttgtgctcgcttcgcgagcatcCTCCCGGACACCGGTTCACCAGCACACGGGGGACCCCGCAAtggctcgcgaagcgagcacaacggggtctggggcagcgccccagccgccggaggcaccatCTCCGTCCCCCCTCGGACCCTATTACGCCGTGCATGTCGTATGCACCTGTCGGTATCTCGGCAACATGTTCGTGAACTTTCGTATCTCGAGACTGGACATCTGGACAAAATGGCGTCAACGGTGCTGAAGGTGGTCCTGCTCATTCTGGCGCTGATAAATGCCAAGTCGCTGCCTCTTGCATTCCATGCCAGGTTCTTTTATTATATGGCCAAACACTTTTATGTGTTTAAGAGGGTCAAGGCCAAATCAGTGTTCGAGCCTCGCCAGTATTCTACTCATACGCCGCTGATGgagattgatttcaatCTTCACAAATCCAATTCGACCTATTTTACTGATCTGGATATGGCTCGAACTGACTTGATGATGCACGTATTCAAGGACTATTTCCTTCATTATCAGGACAGCGAGAACAAGACTCGTGACGGCAAGTGGCCCTATTGCCCTCTCGGCGGAGTGGTCTCGGTGTTCCGCCACGAGATCAAACCTTATAGTCCTTACAAGGTGCGATCGCGTATCCTAGGTTGGGATAATAAGTGGATTTTTGTCATTTCTCGGTTCGAGTCTGGCAAGAAGCTACATGCTATCGCTCTGTCTAAATATGTGTTTAAAATGCGCCGAAAGACTGTGCCTCCAGAAGAAGTGCTCAAATTCTGTGGTCTTGCTGACGAAGAGACGCTCAAACAGGGCAAAATGGACTTTGATAAGGCCGAGCATTTCCTCCACCTCGAGAACTTGGAGCATGAATCAATATAGAAAACCCCCCTCGAATAGACTATTGGCCAGACAGGTATGGCAGAAAGGTATGGAGTAATTTGTGTAACATCTAATAATCTATTATAGACGACTACTTATAGAAATaaactgaaaacaaaaaatcaaccctggagctggagaagCTATTCGTCGGAAAGACGCTTGCCAGGGTTAGTGGGAGGAACTCCGATATTGTTGATGTTTCTGAACATCTTAATACCGTTGTCACCCTCAATAAACTGACAAGATCTAGCTACTCTGTAGAGCGAGGTGATGAAGTTGGACTCGTCCTTGACATAGTGCTTGCCCAAAACCTTCTTGATAGCCTCGGTACCCTTGCGTCCATTGTAGAAAGGAATACGGGAAACGTAGTGGTGGAGAACGTGGGTTTCAATGATATCGTGCAAGATGTGCTTGCCAATAAAGCCAAAGTCACGGTcaacagtagcagcagcgccACGGGCAAAACTCCATTCATCAGCGTCGTAGTGGGGCAAACGAGGATCAGTGTGTTGAAGATAGGTAATGTGGACCAACCAGTGGTTCACCCACATCCAGGGCAAAACGTACATGAGGATAACGGTAGAAAGACCCCATCTTTGGATAGAGTAGTACAAACCACCCAAGGTCAAACCGATACCAATATCAGAAATAATGATATCGTAGAAATCCTTCTTGTCGAAAATAGGAGAAGACGGAACATAGTGGTTGGTAACCCACTTGGAACGGGTCGGGTACTTTTGTCCAGTGACATTAGTGGTCAAGTACATGAGCCAGCCGAAAGTCTGTTGAAGAATCAATCCGTACAAAGTAACAATAGGAGTATCTTCGGCATTGGCCTTGATACCACGGATAGAGAAAAAGGTCTCCTTCTCCTTGGGGACGAAAACCATATCACGAGTCAAATGACCAGTAGCCTTGTGGTGCTTAGAGTGAGAAATTCTCCACGAGTGGTAAGGAACAAGCAAGAAAGAGTGAAGGACCCATCCAACAGTATCATTGGCCCATTTGTAGTCGGAAAAGGCGCCGTGGCCACACTCGTGGGCCAAAACCCACCAACCAGTACCAAACAAACCTTGGACAATAGTGTAAGCAGCCCAAGCAAGAACACGAACAGACAACCAGGGAATCAAGTGGATGTACGAAATGGCAAGATAtccaaacaaaccaatGAAGATACCGTCTCTAATGACATATCCCAAGGAGCGAGGAAGAGAACGCTTGTAGCACTCGGGAGGAATTGCATCGAGGATCTCCTTGATAGTGAACTGAGGAGCAATAAATTCCTCACCATAGGTGTTAATGGCCTTCTTGAAGCTGGGCTTCTGAGGTTGATGAGACGACGGTCTACGTTGAGTGACAGTAACGGACGACATTATTGaggttcttttttttctgctACTAAATAagaagtaaaaaaaaaagctcgACAATAGTCAATCCTCGAGAACTATTAAGTGTTGTAAAAAATCCAAGTACTTAAGCACTAAAAAACTCgaagagcttgaagaactaagaaattaaaaacaaaaaaaaaaaagatttaaATTCGCTGTATGCAGAtatttttctatttatacGTAGTACACCTGGATGATCCAAGAAATTTTATCTTCCCCTATATGTACCATGTACCTAATACATGCGTACATAAATACGCACCGTGCTACCGAGGAATCAGGGCCGTGTAAAAGTCAGACCTGACCAAAGTTGCCTGACACATGGCCGTTACTTACGTGTAATAAATGTGCCTGAAGACCGCATCTCCAAATCTATCGAATCTGCTGTCCAGGTCCACAAACTATGATCCTCAAAATTCTTTTATTTACTTTGTTGGCTGTTTGTAGCTGATAAAACTTATTTATCCGCCCCATGTCATACTGACTAAACTCACGGTTAAATTAGGCGTTTGTTTTACCAGGATGGTCTGCTGCGACGGTGGCATAATTGGCAATTGCCAGCTGGTCACTTATCAGGTTAATCTTTGCGAAtcagactgcctccggcggctggggctccgccccagaccctggttgctcctctcgcttcgctcgagtcgaccGTGTTGATTCAGGTGTGGTGTTGTCATGGTGCTGCTATCGTAAATACGTTTGGACTTGGTTGCAGCTTAATTTCCGAAATTCGttattgatatttacaGCCtcgtttctttttattgCGAAAAATCGTTGAATTTTCACCCATATTGCTTTTTTCTGCTCCTTATCAGGCAAGGAtctgaatatttttatccCTCCGAGGCAAAACTTATTTTGATATGCATGCAGAGGTAATTTGATGATCGCCCGGCTCCTGGATCCTGGATATTCAGTCCTCacactagcaccagaacaGCTACGAAATCCGCAAAAAAGTCCACCAACTTCATAGATAAGGAAGCCTTGCCATTATCTCATTGCTACTATAGTATCGGGGAGATCGGTCAATGGTGTGTTCTCGTCAACAGAACAAACAGACCACCACTAACATTGATATGAGGTCAGTTGAGGTAAGACTGCCGGCACCCTTCCGGAAGCACGTTACGGACATATGGAGTGGGACCGGCGACTTACGGAGTTTGAGTGGGGGATATCCGTGTGAAGCTGCCGGCGAGCAAATAAGACGAAGGATAATCGTCATTTGGTGGTCTAGAAGCGGGGGGTGTGGGAGATATCAATGCACCAACAGGCTGACCTGATGATACCTGTGGGTGCTAGTAGACATCTTTGTGTCGAAGGCTGCTATCGACAGATACCACAGGTATTTTAatgttattgttattatttcatATCGAGTAATAAAATGGActtataaaataaaatcaacagCTGCTTCGCTCGGATAAACTTTAATTGGGTCCGACTGTAGTCCGCAATTAGTTAGACCAGGCCCTGTCTGAGTTTTAAACAACGCACCAGCCCATGACAACACCAGTGACacatttttctttcaaactTCTCGATGTTAGCTTATCAGATAACTAACTGAAATCACTAGACTAGCCAATTTGGGGTTTACAAAGATAGATGGGATATTATCAAATTTACTTGTTTAAAGGCAGCAACCAAGCCGCTAACTAACGTCAGATAAAGCCAGCAAGGTCAGCTAGGGTCAGCTAGGGTCAGTTAGGGTCAGCCAGAGTCAGCTAGGGTCGCCAAGGTCAGCCAAGGTCAGCTAAGGGTAACCCAAACATACGACAAGGCACATTAAATTGGTTCAAACACTCTTTGACCAGAATCTTCGCCATTGTCTTCTTATTTGGAAGCTCATGGCCTGATGGGCAACAGAGCAGCCAGTTTTATTGCTCGATTCAGAGCCCGTGTCTGTCCTGTCTATAGCTCTTCTTGGGATAGTCTCACTGTAGAGTAGAGTAGAGTAGATCCGAAAACCGTTTCTTTATTGATCAAACAAGATCAAATATGCAACGCACCACACGCATGCTGAACATCCATGCACTCCTGTGCATCTGGTACAGAACAGTCCCCTGATATGCAGGTGGTAGATGAGCGGGTTTTCTTACCGCTTAACACGTGGGGGAATATATGACAGTCTGAGAACGAGTAATCGAAGCACGACAATGTATTAAAACAGCACTCAATGGTATCTAAAATATTTGTCAATGGAGTCAGGACTCAATTTTGGGGCTGAAGGGTTGGAATTAAAGGGCTTTCGACAACGAACACATGCTGGAAAACCTCTTCCGCAGTTTTGCTGTCTCATCTGCGCTGCAGCTTCTCCCAACAAACGACTGCGTGGGGTTTTGTTGAACCCAACTAAGTTATTCTATAGCCGCGACAGCGCGAATATGTGGTAAGTGACTGGCAGTAAAGCTGTGGGGACCAGACTCCGAAACTGGCTCTGGAAGCGGCATCTGGAGTTGAATCTGGAGATGAATCTGGAGATGAATCTGAGATGCATCTCTGGACCTGATTCTGGAttctggaccctgcgtaAAAAAAACGACATATACACACGCCATTGTTAGTCTGTTAGCCTTACTATTCTTCACTCCTCCTATCTTTCACATCTTACATGGAATACAGATGTTTACGATATGGaaagaaaattaaattTCGTGAAGCACTGATTGATCAAATACCTAGCATATATATCGCCCATAGATAGACTACACTGTATAGTACTTAGATTTTCAGGAATACTGTTCTGGCAGCGTTCGGATTCCTGGTAATGTGAAAGACCACATAAAAATCATGAGATTCACTGTTGTGCTagtaaaataataaataaataattactAAATAGGTACAAGTACACTAGCTCACAGGAGCAGTAGCGAGTTCGCTAGCCCTTTTGCGAGCAGATGCCAGTACAGTCTGGATATGCTCTCTCGACACTTGAATACCCTTATTAATACCAGTAGCGTTACTCGATGTAACAGCAATCGTCAATCCAGTCAAGAGACCGGACGGCGAAGTCACGACATTTATCCGACTATTGAGACATGCCTCTTCGGTTTCGCCCTCGATGTCGGCTATAACTACTGTTTTCTGGTCCTTTTGCACCTCACCAATAGCAAAGGTGCTGCTAAACTGGTCCAAGGAAGCAGACTCATCAGAAAGCTTCAATGGACTTACGGTCGACAGATCACTGACAACTTGCTTTGTATCAGGATCGACCTCCATCTGAGGAATTCTTGTGTTTTTTAATGCAGTGATAATGGCTGTCCACACAGCGTCGAAACAGGGGCCAGTCCTGCTCAAAACCTGAACACTGGCACTCAAAACAAGCCATTTAGTTTTTTCGGCGCCGGGAATTACGAAATTAACTGGATCAATATAATCAGTGTTATTGAGCAATTGGAATGCTCGTTGTGAGATAACCATCTCCTCCTGAGTGGGTGGTCCATTGCGAGTACCACGAATGACTTCAACATTAGGATATACACCGTGCTTTCCCTTCTGTTCCGTAATACCGCCGGTAATTCCACACACGACGGTCGTACCTCCTACACTAATAACAGCCGAACCTAATGTCCCTGGCAGCGGCTCCGACGCCTGGATCGTGGCCTTCCTGAACTCGTCAAACGCTCTCAGTCCACTGGGTCGAAGTCCCAGTTCCAAGTGTCTCTGCAGATAAATATCAGGCTCCAGCCTGGCAAACACCTCAGGTGGAAACGACAACGGCGTAGCAGCTCCCTCCATCTCAACAGTAAATTATCCTCTCTCACCATGATCACTGCTTCACGGTCGCATTTAATAAATTTCAGTGGTTAGGGTTACACGTGCAAGGGGTGGAGATACGGGAGACGAGCcatttgcctccggcggctggggctctgccccagaccccgtagctcctgcttcgcaggagatggccgaGACTGTagacgaaaacgactcgagcgaagcgagaggagcagcggggtctggggcggagccccagccgccggcGGCAGCGAATCCCCAGTATGGACTGGTGCGGCTGACTAGTGAAATTTTATGAGAGAAGGGGAATATTTTGGACTTGCTGCTTGGTATATATCAACAATGTCTGGATTCACCTCAATTTTCGGCAgctctggtgctgccaaggACAGCGCTCCCGGTGCTTTGAGCACTTCGACTTCGTCGGCTGGTAACGCcgagatcaagaagaagctccaACAGCAGATCTCGCAGGAACTGGCAGTGGCCAATGCCACCGAGTTGGTTAACGTAAGTAGAGTGGTACGGGGAGAACAGGCCCAAGAGAAGAATTAATGGGATGAGAACGGTTTTATGGGTGGTAATAAGAAAGTATGACTAACAGAACAGAAAATCACTGAGAATTGTTTCGAAAAGTGCATTCCCGTGCCCGGAGCCGTGGTCAGCAGCGCTGAGAACGACTGTACTAAGAAGTGCATGGAGAAGTACATGTATGCCTGGAACATCATTTCCAAGAGCTACATTTCCCGAATCCAACAGGCCGGCGCTTCTGGTATTTAAACCATTTAATAACCTTTTTATTGTAAATAGTGTATatatttgatttgtttcATTGTTAACGGCAGTAGTTTCCGCATAGCGGGGACATGCAGGGTCGACCGATAAGGGCAAGGAATTGCTGGTTCCGAAGAGATGGAGGTAGAGGGAAGAGAATCGGGTGGGGAGAATGAATATGTTTAATAGTTAAATTAATGATCATCTgatttgaaaagaaaatagaTAGCAAAAGTATGAGAGATATTGTGGTATTTGGATCAATTAACTATGATCTGGTGACAACCTCGAAAAGAGTTCCTGCTAGCGGGGAGACAattgctgcttctggatTCAAAACTTTTCATGGCGGAAAAGGCGCCAATCAAGCCAGAGCTTTGAGACGACTGTCAGataaaaatgaaatcacTGTACGCATGATTGGTAGAGTTGGAAATGATGTTTTTGGCGAAGAATTGCTTTCTGGATTAGAAAAAGAGGGAATTGACGTTTCTCGTGTcgagaagatcaagaatgAGCCTACCGGTACTGCTACTATCATTGTTGACGAAGCATTAGGAGAGAATCGAATTCTTGTATATCCAGGTGCTAATGGAACATTCAAAGTCACCGAGGAAACTGTTTGGGATGAGATCAGAAAAGCCAATTTCCTAGTTTTGCAGAACGAAATCCCTGTTGACGTAGTGTTTAAAGCTATCCAGGTAGCCCATGATGCTCACATCACTGTTATATATAATCCATCTCCTATGACAGAAATACCTCATGAAATTCTGTCAAAAGTGGATCTTCTCGTTCTGAACTCTACAGAGGCCAATGCCATTCTACCTGACTCTGTGGCTACCATAGACGACGATGTTGACAGGGCACTAATTGCCATGAAGAAACTCCAACAAAAACTCGAATCCACCAGCATTATCATCACGCTTGGAGCCAATGGCTCAATCTTCTCCTCTCCCGGAGCTTCTCCCCAGACCTTTTCTGCAGCTAAAGCCGACAAAATTGTCGACACCACCGGTGCCGGCGACACATTCCTCGGTGCATTCGTATCCAAATGGTCCAAAGACCCTCGCGACCACAATATTATCCCCGAGGCCATATCATTCgcctctgctgcttctgctctTGCCGTAGCCCGTCCAGGGGCCGCAGATGGCATCCCATATCTTCGCGAGCTCTAAGgcgggtctgcctccggcggctggggctccgccccagaccccgctgctcctctcgctgcgctcgagtcgttacgtccacggtccctgccatctcctgcgaagcaggagcaacggggtctggggcggagccccagccgccggggGCAAAGCCCATAAAACATAGTTAAAATGcaatttataaataagttTGTCACAAGTCCCGGATGAGGTCTGAAGTGTCATCGTCAACGTCTTCCACGGATAGAGAAACCCCCATCATATTGCGGTGGCGGATGGATGAGGACAATGGGTCTACGACCGCGTCCCTGGCCGGATCTGTGACATATTCGGAGGAGCCGAGAACTCGTCCTGTTCCTTGGAACCTGTCGGCGCTTCTGGTCAGTACACGAGGAGGGCCAACAGGATTAAGACGACGACTAGAACTGCGACTCCTCCCCCCGTACTGTGATTCTGACTCTGGAGGAGGATCTCGGACAATTTTCCGCGCCTCTTCCACGAGTGACTTCATAGCATCACCTCCAAGGGGCTCGCTACTTCGCCGGCGATAAAATAAAAGGTATGCGGCTCCTGTAATACTTGCCTCGGGTTCAGTGGGACGAACGTTCGCATCGTCGTAATAGTACCACTTATTATCAACAAAGTTCTTAGCATAGGCTGTATAATGACCACCTCCTAATCCCCCATAGTGATTGTCCACAGCAATCAAATCATATATCAAGTCTCCTTCTTGGTAGCTCTTTTTATCAGCTACCCGGTCTGACATGTCCAGGCCCTCTATGGGGAAGTTAACAACAGACGAGATCTTGTCACGAAAACTACGGAAGCTGGAGAATCGCTTCAAGTGGATTGTGAAAATGTCCGGAATCTTCCACAAATCAATGGTCTTGGTCGCCTGTCGAAGTTTTTGACATCTGGAACAATAC
The Sugiyamaella lignohabitans strain CBS 10342 chromosome A, complete sequence genome window above contains:
- the TIM13 gene encoding Tim13p (Mitochondrial intermembrane space protein; forms a complex with Tim8p that delivers a subset of hydrophobic proteins to the TIM22 complex for insertion into the inner membrane; GO_component: GO:0016021 - integral component of membrane [Evidence ISM] [PMID 12192589]; GO_component: GO:0016020 - membrane [Evidence IEA]; GO_component: GO:0005743 - mitochondrial inner membrane [Evidence IEA,IEA]; GO_component: GO:0005758 - mitochondrial intermembrane space [Evidence IDA] [PMID 10051608]; GO_component: GO:0005758 - mitochondrial intermembrane space [Evidence IDA] [PMID 10397776]; GO_component: GO:0042719 - mitochondrial intermembrane space protein transporter complex [Evidence IPI] [PMID 10051608]; GO_component: GO:0042719 - mitochondrial intermembrane space protein transporter complex [Evidence IDA] [PMID 12221072]; GO_component: GO:0005739 - mitochondrion [Evidence IEA]; GO_component: GO:0005739 - mitochondrion [Evidence IDA] [PMID 16823961]; GO_function: GO:0046872 - metal ion binding [Evidence IEA]; GO_function: GO:0008565 - protein transporter activity [Evidence IDA] [PMID 10051608]; GO_function: GO:0008565 - protein transporter activity [Evidence IDA,IMP] [PMID 10469659]; GO_process: GO:0045039 - protein import into mitochondrial inner membrane [Evidence IDA] [PMID 10051608]; GO_process: GO:0045039 - protein import into mitochondrial inner membrane [Evidence IDA,IMP] [PMID 10469659]; GO_process: GO:0015031 - protein transport [Evidence IEA]; GO_process: GO:0006810 - transport [Evidence IEA]) encodes the protein MSGFTSIFGSSGAAKDSAPGALSTSTSSAGNAEIKKKLQQQISQELAVANATELVNVSRVVRGEQAQEKN
- the RBK1 gene encoding Rbk1p (Putative ribokinase; GO_component: GO:0005737 - cytoplasm [Evidence IEA,IEA]; GO_component: GO:0005737 - cytoplasm [Evidence IDA] [PMID 14562095]; GO_component: GO:0005634 - nucleus [Evidence IEA,IEA]; GO_component: GO:0005634 - nucleus [Evidence IDA] [PMID 14562095]; GO_function: GO:0005524 - ATP binding [Evidence IEA]; GO_function: GO:0005524 - ATP binding [Evidence ISS] [PMID 1964349]; GO_function: GO:0016301 - kinase activity [Evidence IEA]; GO_function: GO:0000166 - nucleotide binding [Evidence IEA]; GO_function: GO:0016773 - phosphotransferase activity, alcohol group as acceptor [Evidence IEA]; GO_function: GO:0004747 - ribokinase activity [Evidence IEA,IEA]; GO_function: GO:0004747 - ribokinase activity [Evidence ISS] [PMID 1964349]; GO_function: GO:0016740 - transferase activity [Evidence IEA]; GO_process: GO:0019303 - D-ribose catabolic process [Evidence IEA]; GO_process: GO:0006014 - D-ribose metabolic process [Evidence IEA]; GO_process: GO:0006014 - D-ribose metabolic process [Evidence ISS] [PMID 1964349]; GO_process: GO:0005975 - carbohydrate metabolic process [Evidence IEA]; GO_process: GO:0046835 - carbohydrate phosphorylation [Evidence IEA,IEA]; GO_process: GO:0016310 - phosphorylation [Evidence IEA]) — protein: MRDIVVFGSINYDLVTTSKRVPASGETIAASGFKTFHGGKGANQARALRRLSDKNEITVRMIGRVGNDVFGEELLSGLEKEGIDVSRVEKIKNEPTGTATIIVDEALGENRILVYPGANGTFKVTEETVWDEIRKANFLVLQNEIPVDVVFKAIQVAHDAHITVIYNPSPMTEIPHEILSKVDLLVLNSTEANAILPDSVATIDDDVDRALIAMKKLQQKLESTSIIITLGANGSIFSSPGASPQTFSAAKADKIVDTTGAGDTFLGAFVSKWSKDPRDHNIIPEAISFASAASALAVARPGAADGIPYLREL